AATTTATTGTAGTATTTTTGCATTTTTAAAAATACTTTATGAAATTTTTAATTGACATAGGACATCCTGCACACGTTCATCTTTTTAAGCATTTTTCTTGGGAAATGGAAAAACGTGGTCATAGCATTTTTTTTACAACAAGAGAAAAAGAATGTACAATTGAATTGTTGGAACACTATGGTTTCCATTATTATAATTTTGGAAAAACATATAAAAATTTAGTAGGGAAAATATTCGGTATTATCCATTTTTCTCTACTTCTTTTATTTTATGCCATTAAAAATAAACCGGATATTTATTTAAGCCATAGTGCAATTTATCCTTCAATTGTTTCATGGATTTTACGTAAACCACATTTTGCAATTGAAGACACAGGGAACATGGAGCAGGTACGTTTTGCTCAAAAACTTAAATCAATATTTTTAACATCAACATCATTTAAAACAAAGTTAAGTGAAAATCAAGTTTACTACAAAGGTTATCATGAGCTTGCTTATTTGCACCCAAATAATTTTAAAGCAGACAAAAATATCAAGAAAGAACTCGGGTTAAAAGATGACGAAAAATATGTTCTTGTTCGTTTTGTTTCATGGAATGCCAGTGATGATATAGGACAAAAAGGTTTTAGTGTTGACTTTAAAGAAAAATTTGTAAATGAAATTTTAAAACATGCAAGAGTTTTTATCTCAGCAGAGGGAAAATTGGAAAAAAGTTTAAAAAAATATCGCTTAAATATCCCCGCTCATAAAATGCATGATGTTATAGCAAGTGCTTCTTTATTTGTTGGTGAAGGAGCAACAATGGCAGCAGAATCAGCAGTACTGGGTATTCCTGCAATTCATGTTAATACAAAAAGAGCAGATTATTGTAAAGAGTTAGAACAACAATATAATTTATTGTTCATCTTTAAAAACAATCAAGGAGTTATTGAGAAAGCAATGGAATTATTAAACACAAAAGATGTTAAAAATA
This genomic interval from Bacteroidota bacterium contains the following:
- a CDS encoding DUF354 domain-containing protein, which codes for MKFLIDIGHPAHVHLFKHFSWEMEKRGHSIFFTTREKECTIELLEHYGFHYYNFGKTYKNLVGKIFGIIHFSLLLLFYAIKNKPDIYLSHSAIYPSIVSWILRKPHFAIEDTGNMEQVRFAQKLKSIFLTSTSFKTKLSENQVYYKGYHELAYLHPNNFKADKNIKKELGLKDDEKYVLVRFVSWNASDDIGQKGFSVDFKEKFVNEILKHARVFISAEGKLEKSLKKYRLNIPAHKMHDVIASASLFVGEGATMAAESAVLGIPAIHVNTKRADYCKELEQQYNLLFIFKNNQGVIEKAMELLNTKDVKNIWKEKKEKMLSEKIDVTKFFCWFAENYPESLKIMKSNPEYQDRFLLS